The region GGATGATGATATAGTCTACACTCATATGAAAGTATGAGAGACCTATCCTTAGGTCACATAGAAGTAGCGCCTCTATGTTAATATATTCTTAAATTAAGGTGAGCTTATGAGTTCTGAAACTACTCGAACAATTAAATATAGTCCTGTTGCTGATACGCTTAGATTCATCAATCGTCTACAACAGGCTGCTACTCCAACAGATAGTAGCATCTTACGATATAACAATCTTATTTTAGGTGAAGCGTCTAAAGCTAATACAAGACCCTTTATTTTATATCTACCAAATGGAGAACCATTTAAATTAGCCACTCTTCCCGACTCTGGTCTTCAATCCGCTTCACTGTTTAGAGTCGAAGATGTCAATGAAAATAGTGCAACGATTAGAGCGTTGGCTTATAATTCAAATGCTAACTCAAATCATAGTAATGATGCTCGAGATATGAGTGATTCAGATGGTTTTAGACACATTAACACAATAAACGACGACCTCAATGTTTTTGAAAGACAAGGGCTAACTTCGATAAGTTTGATTCCTACCAAAACATTGTGTACCGTTGACTTAAACTCTTTCATAGCAATTCAATGCTTAGAAGATGTCTATGTACCACTAGATGATAACAATCTTTAATGATGGCGTATGGATGGTGTTGTTTAATCACAGCACCTTTTCTTTTATGCTAAAAAGGGAAAACCTCCCTTACAAACAGATTAGATGGGATGTTCTCATCTTACCCGCTTATAAAAGAGGTCCTAAATCGTTACATATGTAAGATTCTAATCCCTTCAATAGATGAAATTGGAATTTCTTCCACTTTATTCATCAAATTATCAATACTAACCGTTGTTTCATTTGCTAAATTCAAAATTCCAGACTTAAGTGTTCCATCTTTTTTGACGATTTGTACAATTGGGGCTTTCATCGAAGTGGGACGATTGGTTAAATCACGGATGAACAATAATAATTCCCGTTGCTTTTCATCCATTGGTTCGACTGTTTCTTCTACCTCATCATCAGAGTTGTCGACATCTACCTCCTGTTTCTCCTCTAACCCTTCTCCATTTATTACTTCTTTACTTAACGTCTCAGTCGCTTTTGCATCAACTTCTACTTCTTCACCTAACGTATTAGTCGCTTTTGCATCAACTTCTATTTCTTCACTTACCATATTAGTTACTGGCACTTTAACCTCTACCGCTTCAGTATGTGTGTTAGTCTCAGAGGAATCCACTTCTATCTCTTCAATCGTAATATTGTTTTCATCATCAAATCCCTCTGTTTCTTCAACTTTAACATTATTCATTAAACCAACTGTTTCCTCTTGCTCTTGAAGATGATCATCTGTTTCATCGACTAAAATATCGACGCGTTCATACTCATCATCTTCTACTTCATCACTCACTTGTAATTTTTCGACCTTTTTAGCACTTTCATCGTGAGAAACTGTAAACTGATCAAAATCAAAAAAATCTGTACTTGCATAATTATGAACATAATCAGGATTTGATACATTATTTGGTTTTTCTGTAGGGGTTTTAAAATAACTTTGCTCACTGACAAAACATCCTAGATAACCAGTATCCACAAATAATAACGGTTCTTTTTCGACTTTTTTAGGCATTTTAATCCTCCTCTTTCGTTCGTCATAATATAACTTATGCACATTTTAGGTTTAGGTGAATCGCTCTCCTATTCGACTTCATGAGAAATGATAAGTTTTAAATAATCCAAACATTTTACTACATTTACTTATCAATCTTGTTATTATCTGATAGAATGAACATATAGCTTTTAAAGTCAGGTGATTAAATGAAAGATATTTTAAATAAATTTAAGATTTTATTTTATAATCCAATTATTGTCTATTTACTTCTTATTATCGGAATTAGTCTGGTTGCCATTACTTCCTCTGCACCGTTGACTGAAATCCAGTACGGAGCATCAGATTATGCCATGAGGCAAGGATTGTTTTATGGCATTGGATTTATCCTAACCTTTATCATCATCATCATTGGAACGGATCGAATTCGAGCTTTGAGATGGTGGTTATATGGATTTGTAATGATTTTACTATTCGGACTTTTTATTCACGAAAAAGGCATTATGAATGTTCCGTTTGCTAAAAATATTAATGGGGCAACCTGCTGGTACATCTTACCTGGTATCGGAACTTTACAGCCATCAGAATTTATGAAAATTGCGCTCGCACTCGTTGTAGCCGATATCATTCAAAAACACAACGAGTTTTATCCCCATTTAAAGCGTACCGTCAAAACAGATTTTTTACTTCTTCTAAAAATTGGAGCAGCTATTGTGCCACCAGCTTTTTTAATTTTTGAACAGCCGGATTCTGGTGTTACGATGATTATTTTATTCTTCGTCGCACTCATGATTTTTTCTTCAGGAATTAAGTGGCGATATATCTTTATCGTTGGTTCAATCGCTATGGTCGGTATTACAATCTTTATTCTAGCAGTCGGAGTTTTCCCAGACTTTTTAACAAATGTTCTTGGAATTCAAGCTTATAAATTAAGTCGTTTCTTTGGATGGTTTGATCCATTTGGAACGATTCAAGGAGCAGGAAACCAATTAGCAAAAGGATTACTTGCCATTGGATCGGGTCATCTAATTGGAAACGGATTCCAAAGCTTAACCACTTACTTCCCTGAAGCCCACACTGATTTCATTTTTGCCGTTATCGGAATGGACTTTGGATTAATTGGAACTTTAATTACGGTGATTTTATGTGGTTTATTTGATTTTGAAATTCTCAATACGGCAACACTGAATCGTGGTCATTACAATAGTTACTTATGCGTTGGAATTTTTGGAATGTTATTCTTCCAACAAATTCAAAATATTGGGATGACGATTGGGATGCTTCCCATTACAGGGGTAACGCTTCCGTTTATCAGTTATGGGGGAAGTTCATTACTCTCTTATATGATTTTATTTGGTCTCATTTTAAGTAGTCATATTGAAGGAATGAAATTAAAGCACTCTGAAGTAGATTACCACGAACGGACACTTTACTTAAAAACAAAAGCTTATATTAAAGATAATGCAAAAGTCGATTAGAAAAGGACATTTCCCAATTGGGAGATGTCCTTTTCTTATCTTTAATAAACGAGACACTGCGATACTTTTAAGAAATAAACATGACAACTTACTTTTTTAGTTGGGAATATTTCTTTAATCGCTTTAGAATAGTATTTCATTTGTGTTTCGTATCTTTGTTTTAGTTCTTGTTGTTGTACCTCAAAGTCACGAATATAGTCGGTTTTATAATCCACGATATAGACTTCATCTTCAAATTCTGCTAATAAGTCAATGACCCCTTGAAGTAAGATTTGAGACTGTTCATGCTCATCCACCTTTACTAACGTCATAAATGGAACCTCTTTTTTAACTGATAACGCTGTTATAATTTTTTCATAAAGAGGACTTTTAGTAAACTCTAGCACTTGCCCTAGATCAATTCGACTACTCATCTCCTCGGTCATCATTTCCTTTTCAATCACTCGTTCTTTGACTTGCTGTAAACTTTCTAACGTATGATTTTTCATCACCGGTAAATGCTGCATAAATTGATGCAATGCGGTTCCCGCTTCAGCTCCACTAATTTTCTTTTCTCTCATAAATGATGGCCGATCATAAGCCACTTGTGGTCTAAGCTCAGGAATCCCTTTAAACATAGGTGTTTCCTCAGCCAGTTTGCGCTGTGAAACAGATTGCTTTGCGTTAATCTCAACTAGTTCCTGATGCTCATAACGCGTTGAAAAAATTTTTTCAAAATCAATAACAGGGGGTTGTTTAGCTAATGACTCTTCTACCTTCATCGATTGTTCAAGCTCCTGTTGTTGGGAGAATATTTCTATTTTCCATGAACTAGCATCTTCTAAACAAGTCGGTGTTACCCCTAAATAGGTCGCCACGATCTCTTGGTTATCTGGATGCTTTAAAATAGCTGGTAAAATCCAATCAGCATAATTAACTGCTTTTAATCGATACGAATCTGGTAACCTCACACCCGATTCAGTGATGACTTCTTTTAAAGAAGCGAGCTTTTTCTCAACCTCAAAAACTCCTGTAAATAAAAGCTTAGATTTAGCACGTGTCATGGCCACATATAAAAGACGCATTTCTTCTGCTAACATTTCTCGATGAATGAGGCTTGCTACCACATTTTGAGCAATTGTTTTTTGAGTAAAGCTTAACTGCGAATCAATGTACTTGACTGCTACTCCATACTTTTTATGTAAAATATAATTTCCTTTTTCGTCCTGAACATTAAATTTCTTTTGAATTTGAGAAATAAACACAACAGGAAATTCAAGCCCTTTTGATTTATGAATAGACATAATTCGAACAACATCTTCATTCGCTGTGACCGTTTTAGCTTTTCCAAAATGTTTTCCAAGAGCTTGCATTCGATCGATATAATTAACAAATCCATATAAACCTTTTTTAGTGCTCGACTCATAATGGCGTGCCTTATCGACAAAAACATCTAAATTTGCCTTTCTTAAATAACCATGTGGAAGTCCCATCACAAACTCATAATAAAGCGTTTGTTCATAAATAAGGGTGATCAAACTTGCTAGCGATTGTGTTTTCGCTTCGAAACGCCAACGTTCTAATATCTCAACAAAACGCTTTGTTTTTTGTTTTAAAAACTCATCCTCTCCGTGATTTTGATAAAATTGGACGAGTTCATAAAAGGATGAAGCTTTACTTGAAACTTTGATGAGTGACAATTCACGCTCATTAAAGAAAAATAACGGTGATCGCATCAGGCCAACCAAAGGAATATCTTGATAAGGGTTATCAATGACTTTTAAACAAGAAACCATATTAATAATTTCAATTGAATCAAACAAATCGGTATTTTGTTCGGTAAACAGCGGAATATGATATTGACGAAAAACATCTTGAAACGTTGTCACACTGCTTAACGATCGCATTAAAATCACAATATCTTGATAAGTTAAAAGACGCATGCGACCTAATTTTCGATCATATACTTCTTGTTTAGAATCCATCCAACGCTTAATTGTTCTCGCAATGTGATGCGCTTCAAGTTCAACGGTACTTAAATCCGTTTCATCATCTGTGACTTGCAATTTATCAATCAAATGTACTTCATTTTGGTTAAATGGATCATTCACTTCACCTAACACGCCAAGTCGAAGCATTGCCGCTTCATCATAATTAATTTCACCCACCGGCTCATCCATTAACTGCTTAAAAATATAATTCGTTGAATCAATCACTTGCTGATGAGAACGATAGTTTTTCATTAAATCAATTTTATGACCTTTTCCATTTCCATCAGAGAACATCGTATATTTTCCTTGAAAAATACTTGGTTCTGCGAGTCGGAATCGATAAATCGACTGCTTGACATCCCCTACCATGAAAATTGGAATTTCAGGTGACTTAATCTTGGCAATCGCCTGAACAATCGATTCTTGCATGAAATTAGTATCTTGATACTCATCAATCATAATCTCCTTAAATTGAGCATGAATATCAAATGCTACCGCAGTTGCTTGTCCATCTTGGATTAACAACCGAAGCGTATACCACTCTAAATCAGAAAAATCAAGTAATTGTCGTTTTAATTTCGCTTCGCTAAAACGCTCATGAAATAGAAGAACCATTTTCGCTAATGCTTCTACCACTTCTTGACTCTTTTTAAAATGAATCAAATGCGTTTCATTCGAGTACGTTAAATATTTTTCCTTTATTTTCTCAATTCGTTTTTTAAAAGAATCACGCGCCTCTTTACAAATCGTGTTCATCTCTTCATCAAAATCTTTCTTAGGTGCTGAAGGAAATCTCGAAAGCGTTGTATTCATAAAAGCCTCGCGTAGCGCTTCATATGATGAGTTCATGGCATCCTTTAAACGATTGACATACTCTAAATCTTGAAAATATACATCTGTTGCGTATTTATGTAATTTCTCCGTCATTTGTGAGTAAGTCGCATATTCTTTTGCTTTTTCTAAATCTAATACTGCTTCATTAAGACTTGGAGTTATGACTTTTAAAATTTTATCATAATGAATCCATGACATTAGATCTTGCTCATCCCACTGATATAGGTGAGGTAAATTCTCTAACCACTGAATCATTTCAGGATTAGAACGTGCCAATTCGTAAATTTTAAGTAACATGACTTTTAAATTCTCATCATTGCGATCATTATTAAACTGACGACTCAACAGCAAATAAGACTCATCCTCATCATCTGATAAGTCATCAAATAACGATTCAACCACCTCATCTTGAATAATCCCGACTTCAATATCATCGGCAATCTTAAACACAGGATCGAGTTCTAATAAATAATAGTAACGTTTAATTAACTTATTACAAAAGGCATGAAACGTTGAAATATGAGACTGAGAAATTTTATTTAATTGGACCTTTAAATGTTCATTATCTGGTTGCTTTTCTAACTCATCTTGAATGCGTGAACGCATACGTTGTTTCATTTCAGCAGCTGCTGCCTCTGTAAAGGTCATGACAAGTAATTCATCAATATTTAGTTTCTCTTGAATAATTTTTTGAATCATTCGTTCCACGAGTACAGCCGTTTTTCCTGAACCTGCCCCAGCTGAAATTAATAAATCTTCGCCTTTTCGATAAATAGCTTCCCATTGTTCATCATTCCAAGTCGCCTCCAGCGGTTTAATGGGTACTTGATTCATCTTGATCTCCTCCTTCCTCTAGTTGACATTTAATCGCCTCTAATGCATTTTCTTTTTTCATTTTAGCTAAGATACGTGGTTGATTTCCGAGAAAATCAATATCAAATTGGCACACCCCTCGATAAGAACAAAAATCACATGCTTTACGATCGCCATGATGACTTGGATTAATCTGAAGAGAACCTTGCGTAATTTTCGTCGCGGCACGTTCAATGGTTTGATTCGTATAATTTCGTAACATCGAAAGTTCAGCCGGAGATAACGTCGATGTCCCACGACTTGAAAAACTTCCATCTTTTTTTAGCGTAATAGGGACGACATCACTTTTTAAGCGATCCGTTATTCGATGATCACTGAGTGTCACCACGTCATAATCATCCGGTAAATAACCTTTCATTTTAAAATCCTCTTGATGTAGCCTTAATATTTGCTCTTCTAACGCCACATCTCTTAATAAATCTTGATCGTCTTTTGAAATAATGGGGCGATGAACATGGAAGTACAAGAGTCCTCCGACTTCTGCTGGCATGTCAATTAATTGCAGGGCATTCGTGACCACGACATCTAAATACGTTAATAGCTGTAAACTCAAACCATAATAGACCTTATCAAGCTCTAAATCTTGTTGACTCGATTTATAATCGACAATTCTTAAATAAGCTTGCGATTCATCTTTTGATTTAGCAACATCAACACGGTCAATAATTCCTTTTAATGATAATTTAAATCCTTTTCCAATCGGGCGTGAATCGATGTGAATTCCATTTGATTTTCCAGTTTGGAATGGCAACTCAAAAAACATCGGCTTAAACTCACTTTGGCTACTTTGATACTTGAGTCCAATTAACGTCTTATAAACAACATGAGTCAATCGCTCCGTTAACTTCATCATACGTTTATTTTGTTTTAAAATCTTATATAACAACTGTTCACTCAACTCATCTGACACCATTTTAGCAAGTGTCTGACACTCATCTTGCGTTAAATCAGCAAATGTTCGATTCTCCTTTTGAATCATTGTGGCAATGCGTTTTAATGCCTCATGATAAAGCTCACCAATATGCGGTAAATCAAGTTGATAACGTTCTCGATCTTTTAATTGTAATCCATAGCGTAAATAATGAGCGAATTCACACTGGTTAAACAACTCCAGTCTTGAAACACTCGCCACAATTTCTTCACTATAAAGTTTTTTCGTCAACACTTCATCTAAATTAGTTACCTCATTTTCATATCCTAAAATTCTCATAACCATTTGATAAATCAATGGATTATGTTCCTTGTAATACGCTAATAATGGTTCATAGTAAGAACGATACGCTGGATTTTGTTTGAGATGCGCTAATAAATGAGCAACTGATTGATTCAATGTCGTTAGTTGTTCATATAAATCGTCATCAAATTCACGACCAATGTGCGCCTCTTGTGAAAGCGGGAACATTTCTTTTAATTGATTATAAACGTATGAAGGTAAAAACTCTTTCCCTTCATCATTACTGCTCACATAAGAAAGTGTTAACGTTTGTTTAGGTGAGGTAAACACGGTATATAGGATAAACTGTTCATCTTGTTGACTTTGCTCAAGACTAGGTGCTAGTTCAATGCCTAACTCTTTTAATTGTTCACGTTCTACTTCACTTAAGAGACTACTCTCTCCCATAACACTCGGAATTTGCCCCTCATTCACGCCAAGAACAAACGCATGCTTAATTCCATACTGTCCTGCTTCACCTAAATCCGTAACTAATTGATAACGGGCACGTCTTAATTCGCCAACTGAAACTTGATCAAGTCGTGGTGGAACAGTCGCATAAGACATTTCTTCAAGTCCTGCTTTAAAGACCGTTGCAAAATTTTCTAGACTAACCGCTTCTTCTTGTCCAATTTCAACGAGTTGCTCAAATAGCTCAAGCACTTTATTCCAAACTTGTTGATGCTGTTTAAGTAACTTTAAATGCTGCGTCTCTTCAGCACTTGACTCAAGTAGTGCTAGCTTTTGTGGAATTTGGGCTTCTTCTAAGAAGGTAAAGGTCGCAACGGCAAACTCCTTATAGGTTTTAGCTTTTTTTAATTTTTTCTCAAATGATGTTAACAAACTAGAAATCTGCTTTTTTAAAGTATTTAATAAGTCTTCAACTGCTAAGTCATCATCCGTTTTCACATACCCTCTGCCAAGTCCTTGATACTTCTCATACACCCAATCATCTTTTTGTTGCCAGTCTTGTTTTTTAATCTGACGAGCTAAACAATAGTTTTCTAGCACATCAACTTGACGTTGATAAGCCTGAAACGCTTCGTAAAAGGATTGTTGTTTTTTTATCTGACTTACATCCATAAAAAGTCCCGTTTTAATGATCATAAACATCGATTCATGACGCCATCCATTCATCATGACATCAAAGACATGATAAAGTAACACCATTAGAGGGTGAATCAACATAGATTCTTTATAATCTAAAAAGACTGGAATCTCAAATTTAGGGAAAATAGAGGCAATCAGTTCTTGATACTCCTCTGATTGTGCCGTATAAATGGCAATATCATTAAATGCATAACCCTCTTTATGAATCAAGTGATGAATTCGTTTTGCTACTTCTTCAACTTCGAGTCGGCTATTCGCTGCTTGGAAAAAATGGACGCCTTTTGCTTCACTTTTAACCGTCGGAAACTGCATAAATTGTTTTTCTAGATGAGCTAAGGCAGTGTCTGATTTAAAACGATGATTCCCCTCTGTTAGTTCTTGAATTTCATAATTTAATCCCATTTCTTCTAGTTGCGAAGCTAATTTAGAATAGGTACGAGATGGCAAAGAAAAAACAGAGCTAGTTGAATTTAAATCATGTGTTAACACAATAGTGACAGATTTCGCGTACTTCATCAATTGCAATAAAATTAATTCTTCTTGCTTATTAAATAAATGATAGCCATCAATATAAAAATCACTATTAGCAATGGTTGAGGAATAAGCGATTTGCTCACTCAACAACGTATAATAATCTTCTGTCATCAAATATCGACCTAATGATAATTTTTCAAACTCATCATATAAAATAGCAATATCATTAATTTTTTTTACGGATTGAACCGACCAATTCGAAATCTCTTGTTGTGTTTGAATGGTTTGAAATAATTGATTCGGTGTCACACAATAATTTTTAAACTCCGCAATCATCTCACTTACTTTTGAAATGAAACCAGGTTTGTTTGCATAAAACGGAAATAATGATAGCTGATCTTTTTTTTCATTCATGACTTTTTGCAACAACAGCGCCAATCCAACTTGGTTCAAATGATAGCGACTCAAACCACCCGTTTCCTGTAAAATACGATATGCAAAACGATTAAAACTTAATCCCTGTACCCTCATTAAACTAGGATACTGACTTTGTTTTAAAAGTTGATATTCTAAATGAAACGTCATCTGATCAGGTGCAATAACAAAAATAGGATCTCCTTGTGGAAGCTCATCACAAGCTGCCTTAATTTCATTTAAAACAAGTCTTGTTTTTCCAACACCTGATCGCCCTAAAATAAAACGAATACTCATCTCTTTCACCTTCTTTAATTAAACTAATCAATCGATATCCTCTTTATTATGGCATCTTATTTAATGAAAGTCATTATTTAAAATAAAAAGACAACTCGTAAAAATGCGAGTTGTCTTGATTTATATCTAAAAGGCTTATTTTAAAGCGTCTTTTAAAGCTTTACCAGCTTTGAAAGCAGGATATTTGCTAGCTTCGATTTCGATTGTTTCTCCAGTATGTAAGTTACGTCCTTGACGTGCAGCACGCTCACGTACTTCAAACGTTCCGAATCCTACTAATGCTACTTTGTCATCTGCTTGTAACGCTTCAGTTACTGCTTCAATATAAGCACTTAAGAATTTATCTGCATCTTTTTTAGTTAACTCAGCTTTTTCAGCGATTTTATCTACTAATTGAGAACGGTTCATAAAAATCAATACCTCCTAAGACATTTCTTTGCAAGTAAAAGTTTACCACACCCGTTTTATGGTTGCAAACATTTATTTGAATATTTTGTTGAGACAACACTATTTTAGGCAATTTACTTCGCTTTTTTTCATCTAAATTAATATTTTATAAAAAATCGCTTCAAAAATGAGAAAAGCCTCTTTTGAAGTAAATCAATAAGAGACTTTTTCGGCTTATTTTAAAGCATAATGGCAATTAATCCACCATTACCTTGGTTTACAATTTTAATTAATGTATCTTGTAATTTAAAGCGTGCATTTTCTGGCATTGAATATAATTTTGCTGAAATACCATCGCGTACAATATCACTTAAACAACGACCAAAGATTTCAGTAGACCAGATTGCTAATGGATTATCAGCAGAATCTTTCATAATAAAGTCAATTAAATCTTTACTTTGTTGTTCTGTTCCGATGATTGGTTCAAATACTGACTCAACATCGACACGAATCATATGAATAGATGGTGCAATAGCTTTTAAACGAACTCCATAGCGTGCTCCTTGTTTTACAACGGTTGGCTCACTAAGTGTCATATCTTCGATTGATGGAGTTGCAATTCCATATCCAACTTGTTTAACCATCTTAAGTGCAGATGCAATAGGTTCATATTCCTTTTTAATATTTGCATAATCTTGTAATAAGAACATTAAATCTGCTTTATCTTTAATTGGTCCAACTAATTCTGTTAAAATTTGATCATATAATTGATCTGGAACCTTAATTTCAAGCTCTGCTAACCCTACACCAGCATCTAAAGCACTGATAAAACAATCCTCAACAATATCTTCTGCTTTTAATTCATCAGCTAAGTAATTAATATCACGAAGCTTGTAGAATTCATTTGTACTTTGATTAATTAATTTTAAGAAGCGTGCTTTTAACCAATTATCATCACTTAATGCATCAACCCAGCTTGGTAATTTAATATCAAGTTCTGAAACTGGGAATTCATATAAAGCCTCTGTTAAGACACTATAAATATCTTTTTTCGTCATATTTTCAACACTTAGAGGTAATACTGGAACACCATACTCATCTTGTAATTGATTTCTCAATTCTTGTACATCATCAGTTTTTGGATGAGTCGTATTTAAAATCACAATAAACGGTTTATTAATTGCCTTTAATTGTTCAATGACTAACTGTTCAGCCTCTAAGTAATCATCGCGATTAAAGTTTCCAATCGAACCATCCGTTGTCATAACGATTCCAATATGCGAGTGATCTTCAATAACTTTTTGTGTTCCGATTGCTGCTGCCTCTACAAATGGAATTGGTTCATCATACCATGGTGTATTCACCATACGTGGTCCTTCATCCGTTTCATATCCAATCGCACTTGGAATGACATATCCAACACAATCAATTAAGCGAATATTCGCACTTACCTCTCCTTCAACTGTTACATTAACAGCCTGTGCTGGAACAAATTTTGGTTCTGTTGTCATAATAGTTTTACCATTCGCACTTTGTGGTAATTCATCTATCATGCGTTTCTTTTCATTTTCATCTTCAACTAGTGGAATAACTAAAGATTCCATAAATTTCTTGATGAATGTTGATTTTCCTGTACGAACCGCCCCTACTACGCCGAGATAGAATTCGCCATTCGTACGAGCAAAGACGTCTCTCATCAGTTCATTTGTTTCCATATAGTAAACCTCCATTTTCACTTGTATTTTGTCAATATCAATGTATGATGCTTATCCCCTACTTTATGAGAGAATTTTGATAAAACTTTAATTTTTTTACTGTAGGCCTTATTAATCCATGGAATTATTGCCATAAAACTACACTAACAACAGTAAATGAAAGCGTAGCTTGTCTGTGTTTTCTTCGAATTATATGCAAGAGCTATCTCAATATATGATAACTTCTTTTAATTTGAAATAAAAAAATATCCTAGCTTTCGCTAGGACATTTACTCAAACCTTAAAATCAACCCTTTAATACATTTAGATTTCTCAATGATGATTACATCATCATTTTTAATAACTCATTCATATCTGTTGGAACTTCCCCGTTAATAATCATTTTAGTTAATTGATCTTCAATAGCAGGATCAACTTTTCGTCCAACCATTGCTGCTACACTTCCAATCAATGCTCGAACTTGTTGTTCATTTTTCAAATCCATTTGTGAAGCCTCAGATGCAATATTAAAAAGATCATCTTGCTTTACATTTACATCTTTCCCAAATTTCCCAAAAATATTATCAAACATATTAAAACCTCCTCAAGTCATTTTCAATATAGCATATGACTCAAGGAGGGAATTTGTCACTATTTAATTTAAAATTGTGATGATTTTTGCCTATTAATAAAATTCTGGCTTCATATCACGCATCATTAATTGTGAAATCGCAAGTGTTGGCTCTAGTTTATTAAAAATAACTTGATAAACCGTCTCAACGATTGGCATTTCAATTTGAAGTTCATGAGCTAATTCATAAGTTGCTTGACAAGTACGAACTCCTTCAACAACCATGGTCATACTATCAATTGCTTCTTGTAAATTTGATCCACTTCCTATTTTATAACCTGCCTGCCAGTTACGACTATGAACTGAAGTACACGTTACAATTAAGTCTCCTAGACCACTTAGACCACCAAATGTTTCTTCATTTGCTCCAACAGCAACACCTAATCGTTTAATTTCAACTAATCCACGTGTAATTAAGGCCGCTTTAGCATTATCACCATAACCAAGTCCAGCAATAATTCCAGCTGC is a window of Turicibacter sanguinis DNA encoding:
- a CDS encoding CotY/CotZ family spore coat protein yields the protein MSSETTRTIKYSPVADTLRFINRLQQAATPTDSSILRYNNLILGEASKANTRPFILYLPNGEPFKLATLPDSGLQSASLFRVEDVNENSATIRALAYNSNANSNHSNDARDMSDSDGFRHINTINDDLNVFERQGLTSISLIPTKTLCTVDLNSFIAIQCLEDVYVPLDDNNL
- a CDS encoding FtsW/RodA/SpoVE family cell cycle protein; its protein translation is MKDILNKFKILFYNPIIVYLLLIIGISLVAITSSAPLTEIQYGASDYAMRQGLFYGIGFILTFIIIIIGTDRIRALRWWLYGFVMILLFGLFIHEKGIMNVPFAKNINGATCWYILPGIGTLQPSEFMKIALALVVADIIQKHNEFYPHLKRTVKTDFLLLLKIGAAIVPPAFLIFEQPDSGVTMIILFFVALMIFSSGIKWRYIFIVGSIAMVGITIFILAVGVFPDFLTNVLGIQAYKLSRFFGWFDPFGTIQGAGNQLAKGLLAIGSGHLIGNGFQSLTTYFPEAHTDFIFAVIGMDFGLIGTLITVILCGLFDFEILNTATLNRGHYNSYLCVGIFGMLFFQQIQNIGMTIGMLPITGVTLPFISYGGSSLLSYMILFGLILSSHIEGMKLKHSEVDYHERTLYLKTKAYIKDNAKVD
- the addA gene encoding helicase-exonuclease AddAB subunit AddA is translated as MNQVPIKPLEATWNDEQWEAIYRKGEDLLISAGAGSGKTAVLVERMIQKIIQEKLNIDELLVMTFTEAAAAEMKQRMRSRIQDELEKQPDNEHLKVQLNKISQSHISTFHAFCNKLIKRYYYLLELDPVFKIADDIEVGIIQDEVVESLFDDLSDDEDESYLLLSRQFNNDRNDENLKVMLLKIYELARSNPEMIQWLENLPHLYQWDEQDLMSWIHYDKILKVITPSLNEAVLDLEKAKEYATYSQMTEKLHKYATDVYFQDLEYVNRLKDAMNSSYEALREAFMNTTLSRFPSAPKKDFDEEMNTICKEARDSFKKRIEKIKEKYLTYSNETHLIHFKKSQEVVEALAKMVLLFHERFSEAKLKRQLLDFSDLEWYTLRLLIQDGQATAVAFDIHAQFKEIMIDEYQDTNFMQESIVQAIAKIKSPEIPIFMVGDVKQSIYRFRLAEPSIFQGKYTMFSDGNGKGHKIDLMKNYRSHQQVIDSTNYIFKQLMDEPVGEINYDEAAMLRLGVLGEVNDPFNQNEVHLIDKLQVTDDETDLSTVELEAHHIARTIKRWMDSKQEVYDRKLGRMRLLTYQDIVILMRSLSSVTTFQDVFRQYHIPLFTEQNTDLFDSIEIINMVSCLKVIDNPYQDIPLVGLMRSPLFFFNERELSLIKVSSKASSFYELVQFYQNHGEDEFLKQKTKRFVEILERWRFEAKTQSLASLITLIYEQTLYYEFVMGLPHGYLRKANLDVFVDKARHYESSTKKGLYGFVNYIDRMQALGKHFGKAKTVTANEDVVRIMSIHKSKGLEFPVVFISQIQKKFNVQDEKGNYILHKKYGVAVKYIDSQLSFTQKTIAQNVVASLIHREMLAEEMRLLYVAMTRAKSKLLFTGVFEVEKKLASLKEVITESGVRLPDSYRLKAVNYADWILPAILKHPDNQEIVATYLGVTPTCLEDASSWKIEIFSQQQELEQSMKVEESLAKQPPVIDFEKIFSTRYEHQELVEINAKQSVSQRKLAEETPMFKGIPELRPQVAYDRPSFMREKKISGAEAGTALHQFMQHLPVMKNHTLESLQQVKERVIEKEMMTEEMSSRIDLGQVLEFTKSPLYEKIITALSVKKEVPFMTLVKVDEHEQSQILLQGVIDLLAEFEDEVYIVDYKTDYIRDFEVQQQELKQRYETQMKYYSKAIKEIFPTKKVSCHVYFLKVSQCLVY